A window from Aerococcus sp. Group 1 encodes these proteins:
- a CDS encoding dicarboxylate/amino acid:cation symporter: MTKRLEKRKIGLVPRIILAIILGIVVGRLPIVPEFILQIFATFTTIFSDFLSFVIPFMIIGFVVQGIADLSQGAGKLLGITVLTSYISTVIGGLLAYLVASNLFPLFITTDLVDQLSEAGEGIKPLFTIPLEPFFDVTGAIIFAFMMGLGISWLRQLGRGKVLYEAFSDFGGIISQVLATIIVPLLPVYIFGNIANLAYTGTVFAILNVFWKVFICVLIMHLLYITFLFFVFGTYAGKNPIELIKNQIPGYMTALGTQSSAATIPVNVKCALKNGVSEGIANFVVPLCATIHLAGSIITITSCATTLLLIYDMPHGFLMMLGFILMLGVAMVAAPGTPGGAIMSALPFLPMIGIASQAMQQIMISLYITQDSFGTAANVSGDNAIAVFIDKIYQEKIKSSDQ, from the coding sequence ATGACCAAGCGTCTTGAAAAACGGAAAATTGGTTTGGTTCCTCGTATTATTTTAGCCATTATTTTAGGTATTGTTGTGGGCCGCTTACCAATTGTTCCCGAATTTATACTACAGATTTTTGCGACTTTTACTACAATTTTCTCTGACTTCCTTAGCTTTGTCATTCCCTTTATGATCATTGGTTTTGTGGTCCAAGGAATTGCTGACTTGAGCCAAGGGGCAGGAAAATTACTGGGGATAACGGTCTTAACCTCTTATATTTCAACCGTCATCGGTGGTTTACTGGCCTATCTGGTTGCCAGCAACCTCTTTCCTCTATTCATCACGACTGACCTGGTTGACCAACTCAGTGAAGCCGGCGAAGGAATCAAGCCCTTATTCACTATTCCCTTAGAACCTTTCTTTGATGTGACTGGTGCTATTATCTTTGCCTTTATGATGGGGCTGGGGATTTCCTGGTTACGTCAACTCGGCCGCGGAAAAGTTCTCTATGAGGCCTTCAGCGACTTCGGAGGGATCATCAGTCAAGTACTGGCCACCATCATTGTACCGCTCTTACCGGTTTATATTTTCGGTAATATTGCCAATTTAGCCTACACGGGGACGGTCTTTGCGATTTTAAATGTCTTTTGGAAGGTCTTTATCTGCGTGTTGATTATGCATTTACTTTACATTACTTTCCTCTTCTTTGTCTTTGGGACCTATGCCGGCAAGAATCCGATCGAACTCATCAAAAATCAAATCCCTGGCTACATGACTGCCCTAGGCACTCAATCCTCAGCTGCCACCATTCCAGTCAATGTTAAATGTGCTTTAAAGAACGGGGTTTCTGAAGGGATCGCTAACTTTGTCGTACCGCTCTGTGCGACTATTCATTTAGCAGGATCGATTATCACCATCACTTCCTGCGCAACGACCCTGTTATTGATTTATGATATGCCACACGGTTTCTTGATGATGCTTGGTTTTATCCTCATGTTAGGAGTTGCCATGGTTGCTGCTCCAGGAACTCCAGGGGGCGCCATTATGTCTGCTCTACCTTTCCTACCTATGATTGGGATCGCTAGTCAGGCCATGCAACAAATTATGATCTCCCTATATATCACCCAAGATAGCTTTGGGACTGCTGCTAATGTATCTGGAGACAATGCCATCGCCGTCTTTATCGATAAAATCTACCAGGAAAAAATTAAGTCCAGTGACCAATAA